One genomic segment of Brassica napus cultivar Da-Ae chromosome A3, Da-Ae, whole genome shotgun sequence includes these proteins:
- the BNAA03G10570D gene encoding uncharacterized protein BNAA03G10570D isoform X4 produces MGKIEYRTSDSGDYIFPVTRLQENLIVTLVDVNGNGILHKEIETRMIIESGFLEEKVLFNGYGNVQLKMQFVLSEEDRNRIRFLRQSALRKKHKELVGGSSFTKSKSIASDLSSLSPMQTGDTVAAASPKTALAQETELKTNADKEPVSSNLITWKAEVTEKKKKNQPSSSDVSLSKKLPEVKKLENVSLVKQEDKGLSKPEKIPNRKPMRRSLSETNLSNVRKMISTFEVKVTQDTKLQTGKSQTDDVKEKPKAQSQPKSSVNIEKPKERKISSEDMEKTVCRDKTERCDDLVTASREERPLIIEEKSLEESTRRSDSLSKQRRRRSSVVEVRNDEKKQSKPVRLKDSHLENARGSRLWIFPDEAKDVFQKKTEEPKKANTGERGLSCRSIEKMNINNKWKNIERLKKQKSQTSADSENSRGPVGQVMRALIVVGFAGLVFLTRK; encoded by the exons ATGGGGAAGATAGAGTATCGAACTTCGGATTCAGGAGACTACATTTT TCCAGTCACGAGGCTCCAGGAAAACTTGATTGTTACATTGGTAGATGTCAATGGTAACGGAATATTACACAAAG AGATAGAGACCAGGATGATCATAGAGAGTGGCTTCTTGGAAGAGAAAGTTTTATTCAATGGCTATGGAAATGTCCAACTGAAAATGCAGTTTGTTCTTAGTGAAGAAGATCGAAACCGCATACGTTTCCTG AGACAATCTGCATTGAGAAAGAAGCACAAGGAGCTTGTAGGTGGCAGTTCTTTTACCAAATCTAAAAGCATTGCTTCAG ATCTGTCTTCTCTAAGTCCAATGCAAACCGGAGACACTGTGGCTGCTGCTAGTCCAAAGACAGCTCTTGCTCAGGAGACAGAGCTTAAA ACTAATGCAGATAAAGAACCGGTTTCGTCAAATCTTATAACCTGGAAGGCTGAAGTaactgagaagaagaagaagaatcaaccatcttcttcagatgttTCTTTAAGCAAGAAGCTCCCTGAGGTTAAGAAACTCGAGAATGTATCGTTGGTGAAGCAAGAAGATAAAGGTTTGAGCAAACCGGAAAAGATCCCTAATAGGAAGCCAATGCGGCGGAGTTTGTCAGAGACAAACTTGAGCAATGTTCGGAAAATGATTAGCACCTTTGAAGTTAAAGTGACTCAG gATACAAAACTTCAGACTGGGAAGAGTCAAACTGATGATGTGAAGGAGAAACCTAAGGCGCAGTCACAACCAAAAAGCTCTGTTAATATAGAGAAACCGAAAGAAAGGAAGATAAGTTCTGAGGATATGGAGAAGACAGTGTGTAGAGATAAGACAGAGAGATGTGATGATTTAGTAACAGCTTCAAGAGAGGAAAGGCCACTAATAATAGAGGAGAAGAGCCTTGAAGAGAGCACTAGAAGAAGTGACTCGCTGAGTAagcaaaggagaagaagaagctcgGTGGTGGAAGTAAGGAATGATGAGAAGAAACAGAGCAAACCTGTGCGTTTGAAGGATTCTCATCTTGAGAATGCACGAGGGTCACGTCTCTGGATATTTCCTGATGAGGCAAAGGATGTGTTCCAGAAGAAGACAGAAGAACCCAAGAAGGCAAACACCGGTGAG AGGGGACTCAGCTGCAGAAGCATTGAGAAAATGAATATCAACAACAAGTGGAAGAACATTGAGAGATTGAAGAAACAGAAATCTCAGACATCTGCAGATTCAGAAAACTCAAGAGGACCTGTTGGACAG GTGATGCGTGCACTGATTGTGGTGGGTTTTGCAGGCTTAGTGTTTTTGACACGGAAATGA
- the BNAA03G10570D gene encoding uncharacterized protein BNAA03G10570D isoform X3 has translation MPGTIQVSVLGLVDVQTASSTTSIKVAMGKIEYRTSDSGDYIFPVTRLQENLIVTLVDVNGNGILHKEIETRMIIESGFLEEKVLFNGYGNVQLKMQFVLSEEDRNRIRFLRQSALRKKHKELVGGSSFTKSKSIASDLSSLSPMQTGDTVAAASPKTALAQETELKTNADKEPVSSNLITWKAEVTEKKKKNQPSSSDVSLSKKLPEVKKLENVSLVKQEDKGLSKPEKIPNRKPMRRSLSETNLSNVRKMISTFEVKVTQDTKLQTGKSQTDDVKEKPKAQSQPKSSVNIEKPKERKISSEDMEKTVCRDKTERCDDLVTASREERPLIIEEKSLEESTRRSDSLSKQRRRRSSVVEVRNDEKKQSKPVRLKDSHLENARGSRLWIFPDEAKDVFQKKTEEPKKANTGERGLSCRSIEKMNINNKWKNIERLKKQKSQTSADSENSRGPVGQVMRALIVVGFAGLVFLTRK, from the exons ATGCCAGGAACTATACAAGTTTCAG TTCTGGGTCTTGTTGATGTTCAGACAGCTTCTTCAACCACTTCCATTAAAG TTGCTATGGGGAAGATAGAGTATCGAACTTCGGATTCAGGAGACTACATTTT TCCAGTCACGAGGCTCCAGGAAAACTTGATTGTTACATTGGTAGATGTCAATGGTAACGGAATATTACACAAAG AGATAGAGACCAGGATGATCATAGAGAGTGGCTTCTTGGAAGAGAAAGTTTTATTCAATGGCTATGGAAATGTCCAACTGAAAATGCAGTTTGTTCTTAGTGAAGAAGATCGAAACCGCATACGTTTCCTG AGACAATCTGCATTGAGAAAGAAGCACAAGGAGCTTGTAGGTGGCAGTTCTTTTACCAAATCTAAAAGCATTGCTTCAG ATCTGTCTTCTCTAAGTCCAATGCAAACCGGAGACACTGTGGCTGCTGCTAGTCCAAAGACAGCTCTTGCTCAGGAGACAGAGCTTAAA ACTAATGCAGATAAAGAACCGGTTTCGTCAAATCTTATAACCTGGAAGGCTGAAGTaactgagaagaagaagaagaatcaaccatcttcttcagatgttTCTTTAAGCAAGAAGCTCCCTGAGGTTAAGAAACTCGAGAATGTATCGTTGGTGAAGCAAGAAGATAAAGGTTTGAGCAAACCGGAAAAGATCCCTAATAGGAAGCCAATGCGGCGGAGTTTGTCAGAGACAAACTTGAGCAATGTTCGGAAAATGATTAGCACCTTTGAAGTTAAAGTGACTCAG gATACAAAACTTCAGACTGGGAAGAGTCAAACTGATGATGTGAAGGAGAAACCTAAGGCGCAGTCACAACCAAAAAGCTCTGTTAATATAGAGAAACCGAAAGAAAGGAAGATAAGTTCTGAGGATATGGAGAAGACAGTGTGTAGAGATAAGACAGAGAGATGTGATGATTTAGTAACAGCTTCAAGAGAGGAAAGGCCACTAATAATAGAGGAGAAGAGCCTTGAAGAGAGCACTAGAAGAAGTGACTCGCTGAGTAagcaaaggagaagaagaagctcgGTGGTGGAAGTAAGGAATGATGAGAAGAAACAGAGCAAACCTGTGCGTTTGAAGGATTCTCATCTTGAGAATGCACGAGGGTCACGTCTCTGGATATTTCCTGATGAGGCAAAGGATGTGTTCCAGAAGAAGACAGAAGAACCCAAGAAGGCAAACACCGGTGAG AGGGGACTCAGCTGCAGAAGCATTGAGAAAATGAATATCAACAACAAGTGGAAGAACATTGAGAGATTGAAGAAACAGAAATCTCAGACATCTGCAGATTCAGAAAACTCAAGAGGACCTGTTGGACAG GTGATGCGTGCACTGATTGTGGTGGGTTTTGCAGGCTTAGTGTTTTTGACACGGAAATGA
- the BNAA03G10570D gene encoding uncharacterized protein BNAA03G10570D isoform X2: MPGTIQVSVLGLVDVQTASSTTSIKGINLTLLHILLYQKKLNFFYLAVAMGKIEYRTSDSGDYIFPVTRLQENLIVTLVDVNGNGILHKEIETRMIIESGFLEEKVLFNGYGNVQLKMQFVLSEEDRNRIRFLRQSALRKKHKELVGGSSFTKSKSIASDLSSLSPMQTGDTVAAASPKTALAQETELKTNADKEPVSSNLITWKAEVTEKKKKNQPSSSDVSLSKKLPEVKKLENVSLVKQEDKGLSKPEKIPNRKPMRRSLSETNLSNVRKMISTFEVKVTQDTKLQTGKSQTDDVKEKPKAQSQPKSSVNIEKPKERKISSEDMEKTVCRDKTERCDDLVTASREERPLIIEEKSLEESTRRSDSLSKQRRRRSSVVEVRNDEKKQSKPVRLKDSHLENARGSRLWIFPDEAKDVFQKKTEEPKKANTGERGLSCRSIEKMNINNKWKNIERLKKQKSQTSADSENSRGPVGQA; encoded by the exons ATGCCAGGAACTATACAAGTTTCAG TTCTGGGTCTTGTTGATGTTCAGACAGCTTCTTCAACCACTTCCATTAAAGGTATCAACTTGACTCTGTTACATATATTgctttaccaaaaaaaactcaacTTCTTTTACTTGGCAGTTGCTATGGGGAAGATAGAGTATCGAACTTCGGATTCAGGAGACTACATTTT TCCAGTCACGAGGCTCCAGGAAAACTTGATTGTTACATTGGTAGATGTCAATGGTAACGGAATATTACACAAAG AGATAGAGACCAGGATGATCATAGAGAGTGGCTTCTTGGAAGAGAAAGTTTTATTCAATGGCTATGGAAATGTCCAACTGAAAATGCAGTTTGTTCTTAGTGAAGAAGATCGAAACCGCATACGTTTCCTG AGACAATCTGCATTGAGAAAGAAGCACAAGGAGCTTGTAGGTGGCAGTTCTTTTACCAAATCTAAAAGCATTGCTTCAG ATCTGTCTTCTCTAAGTCCAATGCAAACCGGAGACACTGTGGCTGCTGCTAGTCCAAAGACAGCTCTTGCTCAGGAGACAGAGCTTAAA ACTAATGCAGATAAAGAACCGGTTTCGTCAAATCTTATAACCTGGAAGGCTGAAGTaactgagaagaagaagaagaatcaaccatcttcttcagatgttTCTTTAAGCAAGAAGCTCCCTGAGGTTAAGAAACTCGAGAATGTATCGTTGGTGAAGCAAGAAGATAAAGGTTTGAGCAAACCGGAAAAGATCCCTAATAGGAAGCCAATGCGGCGGAGTTTGTCAGAGACAAACTTGAGCAATGTTCGGAAAATGATTAGCACCTTTGAAGTTAAAGTGACTCAG gATACAAAACTTCAGACTGGGAAGAGTCAAACTGATGATGTGAAGGAGAAACCTAAGGCGCAGTCACAACCAAAAAGCTCTGTTAATATAGAGAAACCGAAAGAAAGGAAGATAAGTTCTGAGGATATGGAGAAGACAGTGTGTAGAGATAAGACAGAGAGATGTGATGATTTAGTAACAGCTTCAAGAGAGGAAAGGCCACTAATAATAGAGGAGAAGAGCCTTGAAGAGAGCACTAGAAGAAGTGACTCGCTGAGTAagcaaaggagaagaagaagctcgGTGGTGGAAGTAAGGAATGATGAGAAGAAACAGAGCAAACCTGTGCGTTTGAAGGATTCTCATCTTGAGAATGCACGAGGGTCACGTCTCTGGATATTTCCTGATGAGGCAAAGGATGTGTTCCAGAAGAAGACAGAAGAACCCAAGAAGGCAAACACCGGTGAG AGGGGACTCAGCTGCAGAAGCATTGAGAAAATGAATATCAACAACAAGTGGAAGAACATTGAGAGATTGAAGAAACAGAAATCTCAGACATCTGCAGATTCAGAAAACTCAAGAGGACCTGTTGGACAG GCTTAG
- the BNAA03G10570D gene encoding uncharacterized protein BNAA03G10570D isoform X1 has product MPGTIQVSVLGLVDVQTASSTTSIKGINLTLLHILLYQKKLNFFYLAVAMGKIEYRTSDSGDYIFPVTRLQENLIVTLVDVNGNGILHKEIETRMIIESGFLEEKVLFNGYGNVQLKMQFVLSEEDRNRIRFLRQSALRKKHKELVGGSSFTKSKSIASDLSSLSPMQTGDTVAAASPKTALAQETELKTNADKEPVSSNLITWKAEVTEKKKKNQPSSSDVSLSKKLPEVKKLENVSLVKQEDKGLSKPEKIPNRKPMRRSLSETNLSNVRKMISTFEVKVTQDTKLQTGKSQTDDVKEKPKAQSQPKSSVNIEKPKERKISSEDMEKTVCRDKTERCDDLVTASREERPLIIEEKSLEESTRRSDSLSKQRRRRSSVVEVRNDEKKQSKPVRLKDSHLENARGSRLWIFPDEAKDVFQKKTEEPKKANTGERGLSCRSIEKMNINNKWKNIERLKKQKSQTSADSENSRGPVGQVMRALIVVGFAGLVFLTRK; this is encoded by the exons ATGCCAGGAACTATACAAGTTTCAG TTCTGGGTCTTGTTGATGTTCAGACAGCTTCTTCAACCACTTCCATTAAAGGTATCAACTTGACTCTGTTACATATATTgctttaccaaaaaaaactcaacTTCTTTTACTTGGCAGTTGCTATGGGGAAGATAGAGTATCGAACTTCGGATTCAGGAGACTACATTTT TCCAGTCACGAGGCTCCAGGAAAACTTGATTGTTACATTGGTAGATGTCAATGGTAACGGAATATTACACAAAG AGATAGAGACCAGGATGATCATAGAGAGTGGCTTCTTGGAAGAGAAAGTTTTATTCAATGGCTATGGAAATGTCCAACTGAAAATGCAGTTTGTTCTTAGTGAAGAAGATCGAAACCGCATACGTTTCCTG AGACAATCTGCATTGAGAAAGAAGCACAAGGAGCTTGTAGGTGGCAGTTCTTTTACCAAATCTAAAAGCATTGCTTCAG ATCTGTCTTCTCTAAGTCCAATGCAAACCGGAGACACTGTGGCTGCTGCTAGTCCAAAGACAGCTCTTGCTCAGGAGACAGAGCTTAAA ACTAATGCAGATAAAGAACCGGTTTCGTCAAATCTTATAACCTGGAAGGCTGAAGTaactgagaagaagaagaagaatcaaccatcttcttcagatgttTCTTTAAGCAAGAAGCTCCCTGAGGTTAAGAAACTCGAGAATGTATCGTTGGTGAAGCAAGAAGATAAAGGTTTGAGCAAACCGGAAAAGATCCCTAATAGGAAGCCAATGCGGCGGAGTTTGTCAGAGACAAACTTGAGCAATGTTCGGAAAATGATTAGCACCTTTGAAGTTAAAGTGACTCAG gATACAAAACTTCAGACTGGGAAGAGTCAAACTGATGATGTGAAGGAGAAACCTAAGGCGCAGTCACAACCAAAAAGCTCTGTTAATATAGAGAAACCGAAAGAAAGGAAGATAAGTTCTGAGGATATGGAGAAGACAGTGTGTAGAGATAAGACAGAGAGATGTGATGATTTAGTAACAGCTTCAAGAGAGGAAAGGCCACTAATAATAGAGGAGAAGAGCCTTGAAGAGAGCACTAGAAGAAGTGACTCGCTGAGTAagcaaaggagaagaagaagctcgGTGGTGGAAGTAAGGAATGATGAGAAGAAACAGAGCAAACCTGTGCGTTTGAAGGATTCTCATCTTGAGAATGCACGAGGGTCACGTCTCTGGATATTTCCTGATGAGGCAAAGGATGTGTTCCAGAAGAAGACAGAAGAACCCAAGAAGGCAAACACCGGTGAG AGGGGACTCAGCTGCAGAAGCATTGAGAAAATGAATATCAACAACAAGTGGAAGAACATTGAGAGATTGAAGAAACAGAAATCTCAGACATCTGCAGATTCAGAAAACTCAAGAGGACCTGTTGGACAG GTGATGCGTGCACTGATTGTGGTGGGTTTTGCAGGCTTAGTGTTTTTGACACGGAAATGA